A portion of the Punica granatum isolate Tunisia-2019 chromosome 7, ASM765513v2, whole genome shotgun sequence genome contains these proteins:
- the LOC116213508 gene encoding protein SRC2 homolog, with translation MEFRPLDVTVLSAKGLKDVNLMTKMDVYAVVSISGDPRTAQKTPVDKDCGSSPKWHFPMKFTLDDAAAHANRLTLVFKIMSDRSLGDREVGSVHVPVKELLDAASVVDGKKSDDVAPPPALENVMSYCVRTPKGKPKGTLEFSYRFGEKYTVAAPPPPTTAKGADEPVMAYPAMAHPGSSSAGAAYPPPGGYPHYPPPGGYPQYPPAGGYPAYPPQVGYGYPNQHPHGAQGYGYPPVQQVKPPKKSGGGKFGLGLAGGLLGGLLIGDMIGDAAEMSAYDAGGFDDGGFDF, from the coding sequence ATGGAGTTTAGGCCCCTCGACGTCACCGTCCTGTCGGCCAAGGGCCTCAAGGACGTCAACCTCATGACCAAGATGGACGTCTACGCCGTCGTCTCCATCTCCGGCGACCCCCGCACCGCCCAGAAGACCCCCGTCGACAAGGACTGCGGCTCCTCCCCCAAGTGGCACTTCCCCATGAAGTTCACCCTCGACGATGCCGCCGCCCACGCCAACCGCCTCACCCTCGTCTTCAAGATCATGTCCGACCGCTCCCTCGGCGACCGCGAGGTCGGCTCCGTACACGTCCCCGTCAAGGAGCTCCTCGATGCCGCCTCCGTCGTTGATGGGAAGAAGTCCGACGACGTCGCCCCGCCCCCGGCGCTCGAGAACGTCATGAGCTACTGCGTCAGGACGCCGAAGGGCAAGCCCAAGGGGACACTCGAATTCTCGTATCGGTTCGGGGAGAAGTACACCGTCGCCGCCCCACCACCGCCCACGACCGCGAAGGGCGCGGATGAGCCCGTGATGGCGTACCCCGCGATGGCCCATCCCGGGTCAAGCTCCGCCGGCGCCGCTTACCCGCCGCCTGGGGGGTACCCGCACTACCCGCCGCCTGGGGGATACCCGCAATACCCGCCGGCCGGAGGGTACCCGGCTTACCCGCCACAGGTGGGTTACGGGTACCCGAACCAGCACCCGCACGGGGCGCAGGGTTACGGCTACCCGCCGGTCCAGCAGGTGAAGCCACCGAAGAAGAGCGGTGGGGGGAAGTTCGGGCTGGGGTTGGCCGGCGGGCTACTCGGAGGGCTGCTGATCGGGGACATGATAGGGGACGCGGCTGAGATGTCAGCGTATGACGCTGGGGGTTTCGACGACGGCGGTTTTgacttttag